From the Cryptomeria japonica chromosome 2, Sugi_1.0, whole genome shotgun sequence genome, one window contains:
- the LOC131036848 gene encoding potassium transporter 26-like, with product MNGPEYDVVDNGQSHRVEMSGAVRDIGEEDDIGERPKKSLVMERSISQSYSIRHPKKKVIGKLGTLWLAYETLGVIYGDVGTSPLYTFAAMDIENPKEVDFLGYLSIIYWSLTLISLLKYVLIVIRADDHGEGGTFALYSLLCQHVNMGQNGGNQFKRFSSDSSLTHFGRGNNLSNYINYKTKEMFEKSKVAQRILLTFVMIGTCMVIGDGALTPAISVISAVQGIQEQNSKLTKGAVVGVSAAILLLLFLLQRYGTGKVSFLFSPIAVVWFVTNAIIGVYNIIKYYPEVFKALSPHYIIRFFQKNGKHGWVLLGGTALSITGSEAMFADLGHFNKSSIQIAFSCLVYPALILTYSGQAAYLIKNPQDISKTFYKSMPHSVYWPMFVIATLAAIVASQALISATFSIVKQSMALGCFPRVNLVHTSKSNEGRIYSPEINYTLMILCLAVLLGFRDGAKIGNAYGVAVITVMLITTGLVTVVMLVVWNLHISLILPFFIVYFMIEGIYLSSVLNKISQGGWAPFVISGFFLTIMFSWNYGWNKKYAYSMEKKLSPEEMNELIANVGCRVPGVSFLCSDLLYGMPPILRHYVNTVGSLHEILIVLTIRMVPVKSVLLEERFLVGRLGPKGVYRCLAQYGYLDAPTLEGDEFVNQVIENIKDYIKTSSREGQNYSGVIQNNGRTLVAENNLSAVEEVQQLESAKNVGAVFVLGKTTLKTSEMTGKFERFMIDNLYGLLQRNCRSAISTLNVPPARLLQVGMVYEI from the exons ATGAATGGTCCAGAGTATGATGTTGTTGATAATGGTCAGAGTCATAGAGTAGAGATGTCAGGAGCTGTAAGAGATATCGGTGAAGAAGATGACATTGGTGAACGCCCAAAGAAATCACTTGTTATGGAGAGATCAATTTCACAGTCCTATTCAATTCGCCACCCAAAGAAAAAG GTTATTGGGAAGTTGGGAACTTTGTGGTTGGCTTATGAAACGCTTGGAGTTATTTATGGAGATGTTGGGACTTCACCCCTTTATACCTTCGCTGCTATGGACATTGAAAATCCAAAGGAAGTGGACTTTTTGGGATACCTGAGCATCATCTACTGGTCACTAACACTCATCAGCCTCCTCAAGTATGTTTTGATTGTTATCAGAGCGGATGATCACGGAGAAG GAGGAACGTTTGCTCTATATTCACTGTTATGTCAGCATGTAAATATGGGGCAAAATGGTGGCAACCAATTCAAACGGTTTTCTTCAGATTCTAGTTTGACCCACTTTGGAAGAGGAAATAATCTGAGCAATTATATTAATTACAAGACAAAGGAAATGTTTGAGAAGAGTAAAGTGGCACAGAGAATTCTGCTTACTTTTGTGATGATTGGCACCTGCATGGTGATTGGCGATGGAGCACTCACTCCTGCAATTTCAG TGATATCCGCTGTCCAAGGAATTCAGGAACAGAACTCTAAACTGACCAAAG GTGCTGTTGTGGGTGTGTCAGCTGCAATTCTTCTACTACTCTTTCTTCTTCAAAGATATGGTACTGGTAAAGTTAGTTTTCTGTTCTCCCCTATAGCAGTTGTCTGGTTCGTTACCAATGCCATTATTGGAGTATACAACATTATTAAATATTACCCGGAAGTATTCAAGGCACTAAGCCCTCATTACATAATCCGTTTCTTTCAAAAAAACGGTAAACATGGATGGGTGTTGCTTGGAGGCACTGCCCTGTCTATAACAG GATCTGAGGCTATGTTTGCTGACTTGGGCCATTTTAATAAGTCTTCTATCCAG ATTGCTTTCTCTTGTCTAGTCTATCCTGCTCTGATACTGACATATTCCGGGCAAGCAGCTTATTTGATTAAGAAtccacaagacataagtaaaacatTCTACAAATCAATGCCACACAGCGTGTATTGGCCAATGTTTGTTATTGCCACTTTAGCAGCCATAGTTGCCAGTCAGGCCTTGATTTCGGCAACCTTCTCAATTGTAAAACAATCTATGGCCCTTGGTTGCTTCCCTCGGGTGAACCTTGTTCATACATCAAAAAGCAATGAGGGTAGGATCTACTCTCCAGAGATCAACTACACACTAATGATTCTCTGCCTTGCAGTACTCTTAGGTTTCAGAGATGGTGCTAAGATTGGAAATGCCTATG GTGTTGCTGTGATCACTGTGATGCTTATTACGACAGGCTTGGTCACCGTGGTCATGCTAGTAGTATGGAACTTACATATATCACTAATACTTCCCTTCTTtatagtctattttatgatagaggGTATTTATCTGTCATCTGTATTGAATAAGATCTCCCAGGGTGGTTGGGCTCCCTTTGTAATTTCAGGATTCTTTCTGACCATAATGTTCTCATGGAACTATGGATGGAATAAGAAGTATGCATATTCAATGGAGAAAAAATTAAGTCCAGAGGAGATGAATGAATTGATTGCCAATGTGGGGTGCAGAGTTCCAGGAGTGTCTTTCTTGTGCAGTGACCTCCTCTATGGTATGCCACCAATTTTGAGGCACTATGTGAATACTGTGGGTTCTCTTCATGAAATTCTCATTGTTCTCACCATAAGAATGGTTCCAGTCAAGAGTGTGCTGTTAGAAGAGAGATTTCTGGTTGGGAGACTTGGACCCAAGGGTGTATACAGATGCTTGGCTCAATATGGTTACTTGGATGCACCCACCTTGGAAGGAGATGAATTTGTCAACCAGGTTATTGAAAACATAAAAGACTATATCAAGACAAGTTCCAGAGAAGGCCAGAATTATTCAGGTGTTATTCAAAACAATGGAAGAACTCTAGTGGCAGAAAACAACTTGTCTGCAGTTGAGGAAGTGCAGCAGCTTGAATCGGCAAAG